From Myxococcus stipitatus, one genomic window encodes:
- a CDS encoding IucA/IucC family protein has protein sequence MSPRSEALSLDPSVPTPAPAVNGDHPVPPLPEVGPSAWREANRRLLAKALGEWCFEQMLQPISEGEGRYRVDLGSGTTYRFAARPGAFGWMKVDPNSLTRSATGMLGNSIAEPAWDALRFLTDAASTLGTDASTLATYFNELSSTLAVDAARLSHGGHTAAALRAVGHTELECHMTGHNWLVANKGRVNFSASDVRRYAPESRQPVRLLWVAVHRGLAEFRGTSELSEREVLVRELDETTRARFTRVLTSAGLAPDAFVWMPVHPWQWEHAVQVLHAADVAQHRIVPLGDSPDLYLPGQSIRTMANLTTPGRYDVKLPLRILNTLVWRGIPPHCTLGAPVVTQWLKCLLDSDPFLTEECRTVFLGEVASVTVRHPYLSQLEDVPYQHLETLGCIWREPVAARQAPEERVRTFASLLHVDGAGTAFVAELVRASGLGAETWLQRLFDTLLVPLMHVLYRYGITFNPHGQNTLLGFDGSEVPTRLYLKDFVDDVCVSFTDVPERGPEPDGHDHVLPRKHPSVIRQHVVDQVFVGHFRYLAPLCEEQLGVPERAFWRRVRRTILDFQQRFPELRERFAEYDLLAPEIPRYALNRDRLVVTRYTDRALRHALYPNGTLPNPLAQD, from the coding sequence GTGAGTCCTCGAAGCGAAGCCCTGTCCCTCGACCCGTCGGTCCCAACCCCCGCCCCCGCCGTGAACGGCGACCATCCCGTGCCACCCCTTCCGGAGGTGGGCCCCTCCGCGTGGCGCGAGGCCAACCGCCGGTTGCTGGCCAAGGCCCTGGGCGAATGGTGTTTCGAGCAGATGCTCCAGCCCATCTCCGAAGGCGAGGGCCGCTACCGCGTCGACCTGGGCAGCGGCACGACCTACCGGTTCGCCGCGCGACCGGGGGCGTTCGGCTGGATGAAGGTGGACCCGAACTCCCTCACGCGGAGCGCCACCGGCATGCTCGGCAACAGCATCGCCGAGCCGGCCTGGGATGCCCTGCGGTTCCTGACGGACGCGGCGTCCACGCTGGGGACGGATGCCTCCACGCTGGCCACCTACTTCAACGAGCTGTCCTCGACGCTGGCAGTGGACGCCGCGCGCCTGTCGCATGGGGGGCACACCGCCGCGGCGCTCCGCGCGGTGGGCCACACGGAGCTGGAGTGCCACATGACGGGGCACAACTGGCTGGTGGCGAACAAGGGCCGGGTGAACTTCTCCGCGTCGGACGTGCGCCGCTACGCGCCCGAGTCCCGCCAGCCCGTGCGGCTGCTCTGGGTGGCGGTGCATCGCGGCCTCGCGGAGTTCCGGGGCACGTCCGAGCTGTCCGAGCGCGAGGTGCTCGTGAGGGAGCTGGACGAGACGACGCGGGCCCGGTTCACCCGCGTCCTCACCTCCGCGGGCCTGGCGCCCGACGCGTTCGTGTGGATGCCCGTGCACCCCTGGCAGTGGGAGCACGCGGTGCAGGTGCTGCACGCGGCGGACGTGGCGCAGCACCGCATCGTGCCGCTCGGGGACAGCCCGGACCTGTACCTGCCGGGGCAGTCCATCCGGACCATGGCCAACCTCACCACGCCGGGTCGCTACGACGTCAAGCTGCCGTTGCGCATCCTCAACACGCTCGTGTGGCGAGGGATTCCGCCGCACTGCACGCTGGGGGCCCCCGTCGTCACCCAGTGGCTCAAGTGCCTGCTCGACTCGGACCCGTTCCTCACGGAGGAGTGCCGCACGGTGTTCCTCGGCGAGGTGGCCTCGGTGACGGTGCGCCACCCCTACCTCTCACAGCTGGAGGACGTGCCCTACCAGCACCTGGAGACGTTGGGCTGCATCTGGCGCGAACCGGTCGCCGCGAGACAGGCGCCGGAGGAGCGGGTGCGCACGTTCGCGTCGCTGCTGCACGTGGACGGCGCGGGCACGGCGTTCGTCGCGGAGCTCGTGCGCGCGTCGGGGCTGGGGGCGGAGACGTGGCTGCAGCGCCTGTTCGACACGCTGCTCGTCCCGCTGATGCACGTGCTCTACCGCTATGGCATCACCTTCAACCCGCATGGACAGAACACGCTGCTGGGCTTCGACGGGAGCGAGGTCCCCACGCGGCTGTACCTGAAGGACTTCGTCGACGACGTGTGCGTGTCCTTCACGGACGTGCCCGAGCGGGGCCCGGAGCCGGATGGGCATGACCACGTGCTGCCGCGCAAGCACCCGTCCGTCATCCGCCAGCACGTGGTGGACCAGGTGTTCGTGGGCCACTTCCGCTACCTCGCGCCCCTGTGCGAGGAGCAGCTGGGCGTGCCCGAGCGGGCCTTCTGGCGGCGCGTGCGTCGCACCATCCTGGACTTCCAGCAGCGCTTCCCGGAGCTGCGCGAGCGCTTCGCCGAATACGACCTGCTGGCGCCCGAGATTCCGCGCTACGCGCTCAACCGGGACCGGCTCGTCGTCACGCGCTACACGGACCGGGCGCTGCGCCACGCGCTGTACCCGAACGGCACGCTGCCCAACCCGCTCGCGCAAGACTGA